The Neobacillus sp. OS1-2 genome includes a window with the following:
- the rseP gene encoding RIP metalloprotease RseP, whose product MTTVIAFIVIFGALVFFHELGHFIFAKRAGILCREFAIGMGPKVFTHKKGETTYTIRLLPIGGFVRMAGEDPEMVEIKPGYRIGLLMGKDNRVSKIIINNKEKYPNCRIVEVEYADIEKDLVIKGFPEDENESLQTFSIDPKAVIVENGIESQIAPIDRQFGSKTLPQRFLAIFAGPAMNFVLAFVVFIIIALLQGVPSNEPKLGVITPDGAAKSAGLHKGDLVQSINGSEISSWSDVVEIIRTNPNKKLDFLVLRDGKENEIQVTPLEKTVEGKKMGIIGVYSPVEKSPVQAVKSGFTETYFWTKQIFVMLGKLVTGQFSIDALSGPVGIYNSTAEVAKSGIYYLMKWAGILSINLGIMNLLPIPALDGGRLMFFAVEAVRGKPIDRQKEGMVHFIGFALLMLLMLVVTWNDIQRFFL is encoded by the coding sequence TTGACTACAGTTATTGCCTTTATTGTGATTTTTGGCGCACTCGTTTTCTTTCATGAGTTAGGACATTTTATTTTCGCAAAAAGAGCTGGTATTCTCTGTCGCGAATTTGCGATCGGTATGGGACCTAAAGTGTTCACCCATAAAAAAGGTGAGACCACCTATACAATTCGATTATTGCCAATTGGCGGTTTTGTCCGTATGGCCGGGGAAGATCCGGAAATGGTTGAGATCAAGCCGGGTTATCGAATTGGTTTATTAATGGGCAAAGATAATAGGGTAAGTAAAATTATTATAAACAATAAAGAAAAATATCCAAATTGCCGGATTGTTGAAGTGGAGTATGCTGATATCGAAAAGGATTTAGTCATTAAGGGTTTTCCGGAAGATGAGAATGAAAGTTTACAGACTTTCAGTATCGATCCTAAAGCGGTTATTGTAGAAAATGGGATTGAATCCCAAATTGCTCCTATCGATCGTCAATTTGGCTCTAAGACATTACCACAACGCTTTTTGGCGATTTTTGCCGGACCTGCAATGAACTTCGTCCTTGCTTTTGTGGTTTTTATTATAATCGCTTTATTACAAGGTGTACCATCGAATGAACCTAAGTTGGGTGTCATAACCCCTGACGGTGCTGCTAAATCTGCAGGCCTTCATAAGGGGGATCTTGTTCAAAGTATAAATGGTTCAGAAATTTCTAGCTGGTCAGATGTTGTTGAAATCATTCGTACTAATCCTAATAAGAAACTTGATTTCTTAGTTCTCCGTGATGGAAAAGAAAATGAGATACAGGTAACGCCTCTTGAAAAGACTGTTGAAGGCAAGAAAATGGGGATTATTGGTGTCTATAGCCCTGTGGAAAAGTCACCTGTTCAAGCAGTTAAATCTGGTTTTACTGAAACCTATTTTTGGACGAAGCAAATATTTGTCATGCTTGGTAAATTAGTCACCGGTCAATTTTCAATCGATGCGCTGTCAGGGCCTGTTGGAATTTATAATTCAACAGCGGAAGTAGCGAAATCGGGTATTTATTATTTAATGAAATGGGCTGGGATTTTAAGTATTAATCTAGGGATTATGAATTTATTACCAATCCCTGCGCTTGACGGCGGCAGATTGATGTTCTTTGCGGTTGAAGCAGTTAGAGGGAAGCCAATTGACCGCCAAAAGGAAGGGATGGTTCATTTTATCGGATTTGCCCTCCTTATGCTGTTGATGCTTGTCGTTACATGGAATGATATTCAAAGGTTTTTCCTCTAA
- the tsf gene encoding translation elongation factor Ts: protein MAVTAQMVKELREKTGAGMMDCKKALTETNGDMEKAIDFLREKGIAKAANKADRIAAEGLTSILTEGNDAVILEVNSETDFVAKNEGFQTLVKELASHLIKNKPATVEEATSQTMENGATVADHINAAIAKIGEKLSLRRFAIVSKTDNDAFGAYLHMGGRISVLTVLEGTSDADAAKDISMHIAALRPKYVSRDQVSQEEVERERQVLTTQALNEGKPENIVAKMVEGRLGKYFEDVCVLDQTFVKNPDQKVRQFVESKGATLREFVRYEVGEGIEKREDNFAEEVMNQVNKQ from the coding sequence ATGGCAGTTACTGCTCAAATGGTTAAAGAACTACGTGAAAAAACTGGCGCAGGGATGATGGATTGTAAAAAGGCGCTAACAGAAACAAATGGTGACATGGAAAAAGCGATTGATTTCTTACGTGAAAAAGGGATTGCAAAGGCTGCAAATAAAGCAGACCGGATTGCTGCAGAAGGTTTAACTTCTATCCTAACAGAAGGTAACGATGCTGTTATTCTTGAAGTAAATTCAGAAACAGACTTCGTTGCGAAAAACGAAGGATTCCAAACACTTGTTAAAGAACTTGCATCACACCTTATTAAAAACAAACCTGCAACTGTAGAAGAAGCTACATCACAAACAATGGAAAACGGCGCAACCGTTGCAGATCATATCAACGCTGCGATTGCGAAAATTGGGGAAAAACTTTCCCTTCGTCGTTTTGCTATAGTATCTAAAACTGATAATGATGCATTTGGCGCATATCTTCATATGGGTGGACGTATCAGCGTATTAACAGTTCTTGAAGGTACTTCTGACGCAGACGCCGCTAAAGATATTTCCATGCACATCGCTGCATTAAGACCAAAATATGTTTCACGTGATCAAGTATCACAAGAAGAGGTTGAGCGCGAGCGTCAAGTATTAACAACTCAAGCTCTAAACGAAGGAAAGCCTGAAAATATCGTTGCTAAAATGGTAGAAGGCCGTCTTGGTAAATACTTTGAAGATGTTTGTGTCCTTGACCAAACTTTCGTTAAAAACCCTGATCAAAAGGTACGTCAATTTGTTGAATCGAAGGGTGCAACATTACGTGAATTCGTACGTTATGAAGTAGGGGAAGGCATCGAAAAACGTGAAGATAACTTCGCAGAAGAAGTTATGAACCAAGTAAATAAACAATAG
- a CDS encoding isoprenyl transferase, with protein MFKKFILGKRQTTTSTLRDKVEKIKKLPVPEHVAIIMDGNGRWAKKRALPRIAGHHEGMKVVRNTTMLANDIGIKVLTLYAFSTENWKRPKNEVEYIMKLPEEFLGTFLPELIENNVQVKMMGYKDQLPVHTLRAIENAMEETKNNNGLILNFALNYGSRAEILDAVKQVLNDHKNGILKETDLDEKVFSSYLMTTNYTDPDLLIRTSGEIRLSNFMLWQLAYSELWFTEVLWPDFSEEHLLEAIEAFQNRQRRFGGI; from the coding sequence ATGTTTAAAAAATTTATACTAGGGAAGAGGCAAACTACCACTTCCACACTCCGAGATAAAGTAGAAAAGATTAAAAAGCTGCCTGTTCCTGAGCATGTCGCTATTATTATGGATGGTAATGGACGATGGGCTAAGAAAAGGGCGTTACCGCGTATTGCCGGTCATCATGAGGGGATGAAGGTTGTTCGTAATACGACGATGCTGGCAAACGATATAGGAATAAAAGTCTTAACTTTATATGCCTTTTCAACCGAGAACTGGAAACGGCCCAAGAACGAAGTGGAATACATTATGAAACTGCCCGAAGAATTTTTAGGGACCTTTCTTCCTGAATTAATTGAGAATAATGTTCAAGTAAAAATGATGGGATATAAAGATCAGCTTCCAGTACATACCCTAAGAGCAATTGAAAATGCAATGGAAGAAACCAAAAATAATAATGGGCTCATTCTAAATTTTGCCTTAAATTATGGAAGTAGAGCTGAGATTCTTGATGCGGTCAAGCAGGTCTTAAATGATCATAAAAATGGTATACTAAAGGAGACGGATCTTGACGAAAAAGTCTTTTCGTCTTACCTAATGACGACAAATTATACGGATCCTGACCTTTTAATCAGAACCAGTGGTGAAATCCGCTTGAGTAACTTTATGCTATGGCAGTTAGCTTACTCCGAATTATGGTTTACTGAAGTGTTATGGCCTGATTTTAGTGAGGAACATTTACTGGAAGCCATTGAGGCATTCCAAAATCGTCAGCGGCGGTTTGGAGGAATATAA
- the pyrH gene encoding UMP kinase, translating to MSGPKYKRVVLKLSGEALAGESSFGIKPSVIKSIAIQVKEIAELGVEVAVVVGGGNIWRGKIGSEMGMDRATADYMGMLATVMNSLALQDSLEHLGIESRVQTSIEMRQVAEPYIRRRAIRHLEKQRVVIFAAGTGNPYFSTDTTAALRAAEIDAEVILMAKNNVDGVYSADPRIDANATKYEDLSFLDVIKEGLAVMDSTASSLCMDNDIPLIVFSIMEQGNIKRAVMGEKIGTVVRGKN from the coding sequence ATGAGCGGTCCTAAGTATAAACGCGTGGTTTTAAAATTGAGCGGAGAAGCACTTGCTGGTGAGTCTAGCTTTGGAATTAAACCTTCTGTCATCAAATCAATTGCGATTCAAGTGAAAGAAATAGCAGAACTTGGAGTAGAGGTAGCTGTCGTTGTTGGCGGCGGCAATATTTGGCGCGGGAAAATCGGCAGTGAAATGGGAATGGACAGAGCAACGGCGGATTATATGGGTATGCTAGCAACTGTAATGAATTCTTTAGCACTTCAAGATAGTTTGGAGCACTTAGGAATTGAATCACGTGTGCAAACCTCAATCGAAATGCGTCAGGTAGCTGAACCGTATATTCGACGACGTGCTATTAGACATTTAGAGAAGCAGCGGGTCGTTATTTTTGCGGCCGGAACAGGTAATCCTTATTTCTCAACTGATACAACTGCAGCACTAAGGGCAGCAGAAATTGATGCTGAGGTTATTTTGATGGCAAAAAATAATGTCGATGGGGTATATTCTGCAGACCCTCGCATTGATGCAAATGCCACAAAATATGAAGATTTATCATTCCTAGATGTAATTAAGGAAGGATTAGCAGTCATGGACTCAACTGCATCGTCCTTATGTATGGATAATGATATTCCACTAATTGTTTTCTCGATTATGGAACAGGGAAATATTAAAAGAGCCGTTATGGGTGAAAAAATTGGAACAGTCGTTAGGGGGAAAAACTAA
- a CDS encoding phosphatidate cytidylyltransferase: MKQRIITGVVAAALFLPIVYYSGLPLVLLTYFLATVGLYELLKMKNLNIFSIHGILSILFLWVLIFPEKYSDFLDTFYYTKTELCIVIILLLLAYTVITKNRFTFEDVSFSLLSALYVGIGFYFFFETRVDGGLVYILYSLFMIWATDSGAYFIGKALGRRKLWPEISPNKTIEGSLGGVVCAVIVAILFVLLTDIKGSIIAITIVLSVFGQIGDLVQSAFKRHFNVKDSGKILPGHGGILDRFDSLIFVWPILHLFHLWS, encoded by the coding sequence ATGAAGCAAAGAATCATAACAGGAGTCGTCGCGGCAGCATTATTTTTGCCAATTGTTTATTATAGTGGGTTACCACTCGTATTACTAACGTATTTTTTAGCGACAGTTGGTTTGTATGAATTATTAAAAATGAAAAATTTAAATATTTTCTCTATACATGGCATCCTGTCGATTTTATTTCTCTGGGTACTTATTTTTCCAGAGAAATATAGCGATTTCTTGGATACCTTTTATTATACAAAAACAGAATTGTGCATTGTGATTATTTTATTGTTATTGGCGTACACGGTGATTACCAAAAATCGTTTTACCTTTGAAGATGTCTCTTTTTCCCTTCTTTCCGCCCTTTATGTGGGAATTGGCTTTTACTTTTTCTTTGAAACAAGAGTAGATGGGGGATTAGTTTATATTTTATATTCCTTATTTATGATTTGGGCAACGGATTCAGGTGCGTATTTTATCGGAAAAGCTTTGGGAAGAAGAAAGCTTTGGCCGGAAATAAGCCCTAATAAAACGATTGAAGGATCATTAGGCGGTGTGGTTTGTGCCGTTATTGTAGCTATTCTTTTTGTATTACTCACAGATATAAAAGGGTCCATCATTGCCATCACGATTGTCCTTTCTGTTTTTGGACAAATTGGCGATCTTGTTCAATCCGCTTTCAAGCGCCATTTTAATGTGAAGGATTCCGGAAAAATATTACCTGGTCATGGTGGTATACTTGACCGCTTTGACAGCCTTATCTTTGTTTGGCCAATATTACACTTATTCCACCTCTGGAGTTAA
- the frr gene encoding ribosome recycling factor, translated as MPNQIISATKDRMTKAIQSYARELASIRAGRASASLLDRITVDYYGAPTPVNQMAGITTPEARLLVIQPYDKSILGDIEKAILKSDLGLNPTNDGQIIRIAIPQLTEERRKELVKLVKKESEEAKVALRNIRRDSNDSLKKLEKNGDITEDALRGFSEDVQKLTDEYIQKIDQITKEKEKEILEV; from the coding sequence ATGCCAAATCAAATTATCTCAGCCACTAAAGATCGAATGACAAAAGCGATTCAGTCCTATGCTCGTGAGCTTGCCAGCATTCGTGCCGGCAGAGCCAGTGCCTCGCTGCTGGATCGGATTACCGTTGATTATTATGGAGCACCAACACCAGTGAATCAAATGGCAGGGATCACGACTCCTGAAGCTAGACTTCTTGTAATTCAGCCATATGACAAATCCATTCTTGGTGATATAGAAAAAGCTATCCTGAAGTCTGATCTAGGGTTAAACCCTACTAATGATGGTCAGATTATTCGGATTGCCATTCCACAGCTGACAGAGGAACGTCGGAAAGAACTTGTAAAGCTAGTCAAAAAGGAATCCGAAGAAGCGAAAGTTGCGCTCCGTAATATTCGCCGTGATAGCAATGATTCATTGAAGAAGCTAGAGAAAAATGGTGATATTACAGAGGATGCCCTTCGCGGCTTTTCTGAGGATGTTCAAAAACTGACTGATGAATACATTCAAAAAATCGATCAAATCACGAAAGAAAAAGAAAAAGAAATATTAGAAGTGTAA
- the rpsB gene encoding 30S ribosomal protein S2, producing the protein MSVISMKQLLEAGVHFGHQTRRWNPKMKKYIFTERNGIYIIDLQKTVKKVEEAYNWVKDLAGNGGTVLFVGTKKQAQDSVKEEAGRSGMYYVNQRWLGGTLTNFETIQKRIGRLKDIERMSEDGTFEVLPKKEVVQLKKEQERLEKFLGGIKDMKKLPDALFIIDPRKERIAVAEAKKLNIPIVGIVDTNCDPDEIDVVIPANDDAIRAVKLLTGKMADAILEAKQGEEVEVQA; encoded by the coding sequence ATGTCAGTTATTTCAATGAAACAATTGCTTGAAGCTGGTGTACATTTTGGACACCAAACTCGCCGTTGGAACCCTAAGATGAAGAAATATATCTTCACTGAGCGTAACGGTATCTACATTATCGACCTTCAAAAAACAGTTAAAAAGGTTGAAGAGGCTTATAACTGGGTGAAAGATCTTGCTGGTAACGGTGGAACAGTTCTTTTTGTTGGTACGAAGAAACAAGCTCAAGATTCTGTAAAAGAAGAAGCAGGCCGCTCTGGTATGTACTATGTGAACCAACGTTGGTTAGGTGGTACATTAACAAACTTTGAAACCATTCAAAAGCGTATTGGCCGCTTAAAAGATATCGAAAGAATGTCTGAAGACGGTACTTTCGAAGTACTACCTAAGAAAGAAGTAGTACAATTAAAGAAAGAACAAGAGCGTCTTGAAAAATTCCTAGGCGGAATTAAAGACATGAAAAAACTTCCGGATGCATTATTCATCATTGACCCTCGTAAAGAGCGTATCGCAGTTGCTGAAGCAAAGAAATTAAATATTCCTATCGTAGGAATTGTTGATACAAACTGTGATCCAGACGAAATCGATGTAGTCATTCCTGCGAATGACGATGCAATCCGTGCGGTTAAACTTCTTACTGGTAAAATGGCTGATGCCATCCTTGAAGCAAAACAAGGCGAAGAAGTAGAAGTACAAGCATAA
- the codY gene encoding GTP-sensing pleiotropic transcriptional regulator CodY, with translation MDLLTKTRKINVLLQKAAGKPVNFKEMSETLSETIEANVYIVSRRGKLLGFSIYQQIENERMKKMFEDRQFPEEYTKGLFNIQETSSNLDIESQYTAFPVENNELFREGLTTIVPIIGGGERLGTLILARLQEKFHDDDLILAEYGATVVGMEILREKSEEIEEEARSKAVVQMAISSLSYSELEAIEHIFEELNGHEGLLVASKIADRVGITRSVIVNALRKLESAGVIESRSLGMKGTYIKVLNDKFLIELDKLRSN, from the coding sequence ATGGATTTACTTACAAAAACAAGAAAAATTAATGTTTTATTGCAAAAAGCGGCAGGTAAACCTGTAAACTTTAAGGAAATGTCAGAAACGTTAAGTGAGACAATTGAAGCAAATGTTTACATTGTCAGCCGTCGTGGGAAACTTCTTGGTTTTTCAATTTATCAACAAATTGAAAACGAAAGAATGAAGAAAATGTTTGAAGACCGTCAATTCCCAGAGGAATATACAAAGGGATTATTTAATATTCAAGAAACTTCTTCAAACCTCGACATTGAAAGTCAATATACTGCTTTTCCTGTTGAAAACAATGAATTGTTTCGTGAAGGTTTGACCACGATTGTTCCAATTATCGGCGGTGGTGAGCGTCTAGGAACTTTAATCCTTGCTAGATTACAGGAAAAATTCCATGATGATGATCTGATCCTTGCAGAATATGGCGCAACGGTAGTCGGTATGGAAATTTTACGTGAAAAATCAGAAGAAATTGAAGAAGAAGCTAGAAGCAAAGCGGTTGTTCAAATGGCAATCAGTTCGTTGTCATATAGTGAGCTAGAAGCGATTGAGCATATTTTTGAAGAGTTGAATGGCCATGAAGGTTTACTCGTTGCATCCAAAATTGCCGATCGTGTGGGTATTACTCGTTCAGTTATTGTCAATGCACTACGAAAACTTGAAAGTGCTGGCGTCATTGAATCACGTTCCCTTGGGATGAAAGGAACGTATATTAAAGTTTTAAATGATAAGTTCTTAATCGAGCTTGATAAATTAAGATCTAATTAA
- the dxr gene encoding 1-deoxy-D-xylulose-5-phosphate reductoisomerase, which translates to MKLISLLGASGSVGSQTIDIIREHPAEFKLATFSVGKNIDFARKLIVEFNPELVSVQDYGDCQTLKAEFPKAKFTYGNEGLIEVAVYEKSDILVNAVLGSVGLHPTLQAIESGKAIAIANKETLVTAGHLVMDAASKNNVPLLPVDSEHSAIFQALQGERDKNIERLILTASGGSFRDRTRDELQNVTVQDALNHPNWSMGAKITIDSATMMNKGLEVIEAHWLFQMPYEKINVLLHKESIIHSMVEFQDSSIIAQLGTPDMRVPIQYALTYPDRLPRPSANRLDLASVGQLHFEEMDVDRFRCLQFAIMAGKTGGTMPTVLNAANEVAVAAFLEGKVRFLQIEDLIEKALNTHQTIEHPSLMTIEEVDKETRKYIYSLL; encoded by the coding sequence TTGAAATTAATTAGTTTATTGGGTGCATCAGGATCTGTTGGATCACAGACCATTGATATTATACGAGAGCATCCGGCAGAATTTAAGTTAGCAACATTTTCCGTAGGGAAAAATATTGATTTTGCACGAAAATTGATTGTCGAATTTAACCCGGAGCTTGTTTCCGTACAAGATTATGGTGACTGTCAAACATTAAAAGCAGAGTTTCCAAAAGCGAAGTTTACTTACGGCAACGAGGGATTAATTGAGGTAGCTGTATATGAAAAGTCGGATATCCTGGTTAATGCGGTTCTAGGAAGTGTAGGGCTCCATCCTACCTTACAAGCAATTGAATCAGGAAAAGCGATTGCTATTGCTAATAAAGAAACACTTGTTACGGCGGGTCATTTGGTTATGGACGCTGCGTCAAAGAATAATGTACCACTTCTTCCAGTAGACAGTGAGCATTCAGCTATTTTCCAGGCCCTGCAAGGGGAAAGGGATAAAAATATTGAAAGATTAATCTTAACAGCATCTGGTGGAAGTTTTCGTGACAGGACCCGTGATGAATTACAAAATGTCACAGTTCAAGATGCCTTAAACCACCCGAATTGGTCGATGGGTGCGAAAATTACCATTGATTCCGCCACGATGATGAATAAAGGTTTAGAGGTCATTGAGGCCCATTGGCTTTTTCAAATGCCGTATGAAAAAATTAATGTATTGCTCCATAAAGAAAGTATTATCCATTCAATGGTGGAATTTCAAGATTCAAGTATCATCGCCCAACTTGGAACACCGGATATGAGAGTTCCGATTCAATATGCACTCACATACCCGGATCGCTTGCCGCGACCATCCGCGAACCGGTTGGATTTAGCAAGTGTCGGGCAACTACATTTCGAGGAAATGGATGTAGACAGATTTCGTTGCCTGCAGTTTGCCATTATGGCTGGAAAAACAGGCGGAACGATGCCGACTGTTTTGAATGCTGCTAATGAAGTTGCAGTAGCAGCGTTTTTGGAAGGTAAGGTTCGTTTCTTGCAGATTGAAGATTTAATTGAGAAGGCATTAAACACTCATCAGACCATTGAACATCCTAGTTTGATGACGATAGAAGAGGTAGATAAAGAAACGAGAAAGTATATATATTCACTTCTATAA